Genomic DNA from Desulfuromonas versatilis:
AAAGCGGCCGGTCAGGCGCAGCCCCAGGCCGAAGCTTTCCGAGAGCAGTTCGCAGGGCATCTGCGGCGTGAAGGGATAGTCTTCTCCCTCACGGATGCGGTAGGGGATTTCCAGGTCGAAAAAGCTTTCATCCCCGTCCCGGAAATACAGCGTCAGGGTCTCCTGGCGGTCGTCGTCGCGGTGCACCAGGGGCCTGATGAGGATCTTTTGTCCCGGTTTGAAGTACTTCGGGTAACGCATGAAAATCCCGGTGGGAGTAAGGGGTGGAATGGCTCCTGAGACTCATTCCACCCCAGCCCAGGCGGTTGCGGCTCACGGAAATGGGGGAGCAACGGCCGCTCCCCCTGGGTACCCTCGCCAAAAAGCCGACAGCCTGTTACATCTGGTGGCAGTTCTCGCAATCCTCTTTTACGCTGAACGCCGCATTGCCGTCGTGGCAGGCGCCGCAGGAGTCCCCCTGCTCCATCTCCTGCATGGTGCGCCGCTGGTTGCCGGGTCCAGGGAGGAACAGGTCCGGGTGGCACTCGCTGCACCCGAACATGCCGGTGTGGGCCTCGTGGCTGAAGGTTATGTCGCCGGCATCGGCGTTTTTGAAGACGATGTCGCGGGTCGGGTGGCAACTGGAGCAGCCCTCCTTGACGCTGAAGGCTTTCTGCCCGTTGTGGCAGGCGCCGCAGGACTTGCCCTCGGCCATGTCCTTCATGGTGGCGACGGGGTTCTTCTCCGGCCGGATGTGAAAGATGCCG
This window encodes:
- a CDS encoding cytochrome c3 family protein: MKLPRSLVLILLFAALPATLCAAWITDIVVMSSKGAGAVNFSHYTHLEAVGNNCPSCHNGIFHIRPEKNPVATMKDMAEGKSCGACHNGQKAFSVKEGCSSCHPTRDIVFKNADAGDITFSHEAHTGMFGCSECHPDLFLPGPGNQRRTMQEMEQGDSCGACHDGNAAFSVKEDCENCHQM